The following coding sequences lie in one Mucilaginibacter sp. KACC 22773 genomic window:
- a CDS encoding IS110 family transposase: protein MTKILKQVAGIDVAQNELVVSLGRMDRSLHKEVYAYKTFANKPSGFTALLVWIKKHTDNQVNVHYVMEATGVYHEKAAYHLSDQGFEVSIILPNKISSYMKTLEIKTITDKTASEAICQFGLERNLKVWQKPKKIFRDLKQLTRERDQIVADRTMTKNQLHAEQAEAFPNDRSLYRANQRIKLLNGQEKEIKREIAELVKLDKELHRKINLIMSIPGVGGLTAVTAVAETNGFELIRNKKQVVSLGGLDVIVKDSGTSVKGKPRISKRGNRHLRKAMHMPALTAIRHDERFKAIFIRLVSKHGIKMKAVVAVQRKILEMIYTIWTTEKKYDKEYLQKENIATA, encoded by the coding sequence ATGACAAAGATTTTAAAACAGGTAGCCGGCATTGACGTGGCGCAAAATGAACTGGTAGTTTCTTTAGGACGGATGGATCGATCCCTTCATAAAGAAGTGTATGCTTACAAAACATTTGCCAACAAGCCGTCGGGGTTTACAGCGTTATTGGTATGGATAAAGAAACATACAGATAACCAGGTAAATGTCCATTATGTAATGGAAGCAACTGGTGTTTACCATGAAAAAGCAGCTTATCATCTTAGCGATCAGGGCTTTGAAGTAAGTATTATACTGCCGAATAAGATCAGTAGTTACATGAAAACATTGGAGATAAAAACGATCACAGACAAAACAGCATCGGAGGCTATTTGCCAGTTTGGATTAGAAAGAAACCTTAAAGTATGGCAGAAGCCTAAAAAGATATTCCGGGATTTGAAACAGCTGACACGGGAACGGGACCAGATTGTAGCCGACCGTACAATGACTAAAAATCAATTGCATGCAGAACAGGCAGAAGCTTTTCCTAACGATAGGAGTTTATACCGGGCAAACCAACGGATTAAACTACTCAACGGGCAGGAAAAGGAGATCAAGCGGGAAATAGCCGAACTGGTAAAATTGGACAAAGAGCTTCATAGAAAGATAAACCTTATCATGTCAATACCAGGAGTAGGAGGTTTAACGGCCGTAACAGCAGTTGCCGAGACCAATGGATTTGAACTGATCCGGAATAAGAAGCAAGTTGTAAGTTTGGGAGGTCTGGATGTGATCGTAAAAGACTCAGGTACATCAGTCAAGGGAAAACCAAGGATATCAAAGCGGGGGAACAGACATCTGAGGAAAGCGATGCACATGCCAGCTTTAACCGCTATAAGGCACGACGAGCGCTTTAAAGCCATATTCATCAGGCTGGTATCTAAACATGGGATCAAAATGAAGGCAGTAGTAGCTGTACAACGAAAAATACTGGAAATGATCTATACGATCTGGACAACGGAAAAGAAATATGATAAAGAATACTTACAAAAAGAAAATATAGCAACCGCTTAA
- a CDS encoding glycoside hydrolase family 130 protein has protein sequence MKPIFKIARAFVLLLLSQTCFGQATTNVLPDWAFGGFARPAKLNPIISPDTSLTFIDPMSKKPVAWEANDTFNPGAAVKNGKVVVLYRAEDKFGIGIGFRTSRLGYAESSDGLHFTRRKAPVLYPANDAAKPYEWPGGCEDPRVAVTAGGTYVVFYTEWNRKLPRLGVATSTDLIHWKKHGPIFEQAYRGQFFNIASKSASILTKVVNGKQVIIKINGKYWLYWGEQHVYAATSTNLVDWAPVVDKNMELKQLISPRPGYFDSDLTECGPPALMTDKGIILFYNGKNKPAEGRDTRFNPNSYCAGQALFDSKDPAKNITRLDLPFLRPMEPFEKSGQYVNGTVFIEGMVYFKKKWYLYYGCADSRVGVAVYDPASPAKPDPVGGN, from the coding sequence ATGAAACCAATTTTTAAAATAGCCAGGGCTTTTGTTTTGCTGCTGTTAAGCCAGACATGTTTTGGGCAGGCTACAACCAATGTGCTGCCCGACTGGGCTTTTGGCGGTTTTGCGCGCCCTGCAAAGTTGAACCCTATTATATCGCCCGATACCAGCCTCACGTTTATTGACCCGATGAGTAAAAAGCCGGTGGCCTGGGAGGCTAACGATACTTTTAACCCTGGTGCAGCCGTTAAAAATGGCAAGGTGGTAGTTTTATACCGGGCCGAAGACAAGTTTGGTATTGGCATCGGTTTCCGCACATCGCGGCTGGGTTATGCCGAAAGCAGCGACGGCTTGCATTTTACAAGGCGAAAAGCCCCCGTGCTTTACCCTGCTAACGACGCTGCCAAACCCTACGAATGGCCCGGGGGCTGTGAAGACCCGCGGGTGGCCGTTACTGCCGGTGGTACATACGTTGTGTTTTATACCGAATGGAACCGTAAACTGCCCCGCCTGGGCGTAGCTACCTCAACCGACCTGATTCACTGGAAAAAGCACGGGCCTATTTTCGAACAGGCTTATCGTGGCCAATTTTTTAACATCGCCAGTAAATCGGCATCAATACTCACCAAGGTGGTGAATGGCAAACAGGTGATCATTAAAATCAATGGGAAATACTGGCTGTATTGGGGCGAGCAGCATGTGTACGCCGCAACATCAACCAATTTGGTTGACTGGGCGCCGGTGGTGGATAAGAACATGGAATTGAAACAACTGATATCGCCACGCCCAGGCTATTTTGACAGCGACCTTACCGAGTGCGGCCCGCCCGCGTTGATGACCGATAAGGGAATCATATTGTTTTATAACGGCAAAAACAAACCAGCAGAAGGCAGGGATACCAGGTTTAACCCCAATTCGTACTGCGCGGGGCAGGCTTTGTTTGATAGTAAAGACCCGGCTAAAAATATTACCAGGCTTGATCTGCCTTTTTTGCGGCCGATGGAGCCATTTGAAAAAAGCGGGCAATACGTTAACGGAACAGTGTTTATTGAGGGGATGGTTTACTTTAAAAAGAAATGGTATCTGTACTATGGCTGCGCCGATTCGAGGGTAGGGGTGGCGGTTTATGATCCGGCCAGTCCGGCTAAGCCCGATCCGGTTGGGGGGAATTAG